The nucleotide sequence CAAGTGATGGGCGGCCTTGTCCTGAACCACCCGCTCGCGCAGGTGGACCAGCATCGTGGGGATGTCGATCGCCACCGGACACGCGTCGAAACAGGCTCCGCACAGGGTGGAGGCGAACGGCAGGCTGGCGTTCTCGCCGACTCCGGTGAGTTGCGGGGACAACACCGCGCCGATCGGACCGGGATACACCGACCCGTAGGCGTGGCCGCCCGTGCGCTCGTAGACCGGGCAGACGTTCAAGCACGCCGAGCAGCGGATGCATCGCAGCGCCGACCGTCCGGAGGGATCGGCCAGGGTCGCCGTCCGACCGTTGTCCAGCAATACCAGATGAAAGTCCTGTCCCTCGGTGGCGCCGGTCCACATCGAGGTGTACGGATTCATACGCTCGCCGGTGGCCGAGCGAGGCAGCAGTTGCAAGAAGACTTCCAGGTCGGTCCAGCGGGGCAGGAGCTTCTCGATCCCCATCACGGTGATCAGCGTGCGGGGCAGCGTCAGGCACATCCGCCCGTTGCCTTCCGATTCAACGACGGCCAAGGTGCCCGTCTCGGCAACGGCGAAGTTGGCTCCCGAGATAGCCACCTCGGCGGCAAGGAACTTCTGCCGTAGATGGATCCGGGCCGCCTCGGCGAGTTCGGCCGGTTCGTCGCTCAGGTCCGGGTCGACCACGGGCATCTCGCGCAGGAAGATCTCGCGGATCTCCGCCCGGTTGCGGTGGATCGCCGGTACCAGGATGTGGCTGGGTTTGTCCTTGCCGAGCTGGACGATCAGCTCCGCCAAGTCGGTCTCGTGAGCCTCGATGCCCGCCTCAGCCAGCGCCTCGTTGAGACCGATCTCCTGGGTGGCCATGGACTTCACCTTCACGACCTCGGTGACTCCGGTCGCCTGCACGAGCCTGGTGACGATCGCGTTGGCCTCGTGGGCATCGCGCGCCCAGTGCACCGTTCCGCCGCGGGCGGTGACCTGCTCCTCCAGCTGCAGCAGGTACTCGTCGAGGTGGGCCAGGACGTCGTCCTTGATCGCGGCACCGGCCGCGCGCAGCCCGCTCCAGTCGGGTAGTTCGCCGACCACCGCAGCGCGCTTGGCCCGGATCGTTGCGGTGGCCCTGCTCAGGTTGCGACGCAGTTGGGTGTCGGCCACGGCCTCGCGCGCGGCCTGTGGAAACGAGCGGTCGCCGCGAAGCTGTCCGACCCCGGCGGGTGCTCCGGGCATGCCGAGAAACGTCATCGGGTCCTCACCGCCGACGCGTTCGACGAGCCCGGGGAGCCGGACGAGCTGGACGAGCCGGGCGAGCCGGCTGAGCTGGGGGAGCTCGCGGTGCTCGCCAAGATCTCCGCGAGGTGCACCGTGCGGACGCCGGTGCGCAGCCGGCTCAAGCCACCACCGATGTGCATCAGGCATGACGAGTCGCCCGCGCTGCAGATCTCGGCCTCGGTGGCCAGCACGTTGGCGACCTTGTCAGCCATCATCGCAGTCGACACGTCCGGGTTCTTCAGCGCGAAGGTGCCGCCGAAGCCGCAGCAGGATTCGGCGTGGGGCAGTTCGGCCAACTCGATGCCCTGCACCGCGCGCAGCAATTGCAACGGCCGGTCCGCCACGCCCAGCAGGCGAAGGGAGTGGCAGGTGGGGTGATAGGTCACCCGGTGCGGGTAGTACGCCCCGACGTCGGTGACTCCCAGCACGTCGACCAGGAATTCCGACAGTTCGTAGGTCTTGGCCGCGATCGCCTCCGCCGCGTCCGCCAGTTCCGGCCGGCCGGCCGCGCGCGCGACCTCGGCGTGCTGGTGCCGGATGGACCCGGTGCACGAGCCGCTGGGTGCGACGACGGCGTCGACCGCTGCGAAGGTCCGCACGTGCTTCTCGATGAGCGGCAGCGCGAGCGAGGGATAGCCGGTGTTGA is from Jatrophihabitans telluris and encodes:
- a CDS encoding LutB/LldF family L-lactate oxidation iron-sulfur protein, which codes for MTFLGMPGAPAGVGQLRGDRSFPQAAREAVADTQLRRNLSRATATIRAKRAAVVGELPDWSGLRAAGAAIKDDVLAHLDEYLLQLEEQVTARGGTVHWARDAHEANAIVTRLVQATGVTEVVKVKSMATQEIGLNEALAEAGIEAHETDLAELIVQLGKDKPSHILVPAIHRNRAEIREIFLREMPVVDPDLSDEPAELAEAARIHLRQKFLAAEVAISGANFAVAETGTLAVVESEGNGRMCLTLPRTLITVMGIEKLLPRWTDLEVFLQLLPRSATGERMNPYTSMWTGATEGQDFHLVLLDNGRTATLADPSGRSALRCIRCSACLNVCPVYERTGGHAYGSVYPGPIGAVLSPQLTGVGENASLPFASTLCGACFDACPVAIDIPTMLVHLRERVVQDKAAHHLVPSPEALAMRTAAAVMASPTRWPRALRAARLGRLLAWRRHGTRARIATLPPPLSRWTRSRDLPVPPKQTFRDWFAEEDES
- a CDS encoding (Fe-S)-binding protein, coding for MRVALFATCLVDGLYPQVGIATVRLLRRLGVHVDFPPGQSCCGQMHINTGYPSLALPLIEKHVRTFAAVDAVVAPSGSCTGSIRHQHAEVARAAGRPELADAAEAIAAKTYELSEFLVDVLGVTDVGAYYPHRVTYHPTCHSLRLLGVADRPLQLLRAVQGIELAELPHAESCCGFGGTFALKNPDVSTAMMADKVANVLATEAEICSAGDSSCLMHIGGGLSRLRTGVRTVHLAEILASTASSPSSAGSPGSSSSSGSPGSSNASAVRTR